The genomic interval ATTGAGTCAGGATGAGGGCAGACGATTCGGTGCATATCTAGACTGGGAGGGGCGATCGCGGTCTGACTCAGCAGGTTGTGGATTTGCCCTCGATGGTGGGTTTGATGGTTAAAAAAGTGTGCAATTAAAAGCCGCGCTGGATCGGTATGGCAATTTCCCTGATTGTTTTGGTAGCGCAGGGCTGTTGTCAAAAAGGAATCGGTTAAATGGGTAGCAAAGTTTTCAATGCGGGCATCTTCTGCAACTCTAGCTGCTCTAAGCAGGTCAAAATTTTCGTACAAGATGGTATCCAATCCGGTTGAGGGAACTTCTTTGCCCTCAAACCGATCGAGCCAGATACGATCGCCCAGCAGAATGTGATTGAGTGTTCCGTGAATGCTTTTGAAAAATGCCTGCCGGATTTGCTTCCGCTCCCCATCGGTTAACCTGGCACAAGCATCGTAGAGTTTGCGGTTTGCCAGCGTGTTGTACTGTGCCAACAGTTGGAAGTGGGCAATTAAGGGGTTAGACATGGGTTACCGATAGTACCGTTGCTCTAACCATAGTCTGACCTCCATTTCGGAACCGAAGCGAATCGATTGCCCAGTTTCGGGATCAAAAACCTGCCAGCTTGTTGTGTTTCCCTGGCGATCGATGTTTTGCCAGACTTTTGGCTCATCATTGGGAGAAAAAAATTGTATGCAAATCTGCCCTAACCTCTGTAACCAACCCTGGGTGATAGGAAATGGAACGTTTGACGAATCAACAACCTTAGGGAAAAAGGCACGATTTTGGGAAGAAACCTGAGGGGGAATATTCATCACAGCAAGCATTTCTGGTGTGAAAGGGGTGGAAACGAACCTGTGATATTCACTTTGCTCGATTATTTCTGGCTAGAGAAGGTACAAATTCAGCGACCTTAACTAGTACAGTGACAAGTTTGGAAAACTGTTCTAGTAAAAATTCATCCAACTGTATCAGGACAGATTTTGAAAAAAGATAAAGGATATAAGGATGGAGGTTTGGAGGGGTTAGGAGCTAGGAGCTAGGGAGTCAGGAGGCGAGGAGACGCGGAGATACGGAGATTTCACAATCTTCAACCCCCACACCCCACAACTTAGAACTTAAAACTCAAAACTTAAAACTTAAAACTCTACTCCTTTCTTCCATGCAAATTCCCCTTGATCGGCAGGCAACAAAACCGATTTATCTGCAAATTCACGATCGCGTGCAACGTTTGATTATCTCAGGAGCGCTGCAACCCGGCGATCGTCTCCCTTCGGTGCGGGAGCTGGCGAAGGAAGCCCAGGTCAATAAATTAACGGTGATTGAGGCATACGGAGTGCTAGAGGCGGAGGGCTTGATCTATGCTCGCCAGGGAGCGGGGTACTTTGTCGCTTGTTGTCCGCCGCCGCCTGCGGTCACTACAACGTTTGCCCCTGCCCAAGATGTCATCATTCCCCAACACCAGCACGAGTCGTTTTGTAAATCCTACATGACTTCCCTGCGGGCGCATCGGCAACCGGATGTGCTCGACTTTAGCAGCGGCTTTCCCCAGGCATTTGGCTTAGAAGATTTGCAGCGAATTGCCCGTCGCGCCATGAATCAGGTAGCAGATACGTTGTACAACTACGACACCCCCCAAGGACAGCAAACCCTGCGCCAGCAGATCGTCCAATTGTTGATTCAAAGGGGTTTAGTGGTGTCTGCGGAGGATGTGATCATCACAACAGGCTCAATGCAAGGGGTCTCCCTGGCGATGCGCTACCATGTGCAGCCGGGGGACTGGGTCATTGTGGAAACCCCGACCTACCACGGGGCACTGGCAATTTTGGAAAACCTGGGGGCGCGGATCGTTGGTATTCCCATGACCCGTGAAGGGATGAATCTAGACCTGTTGGAGCAATATCTCAAAAGCCACCATCCAAAACTGATTTATACCGTCAGTACGCTCCATAATCCGACCGGAATCACAACCTCTCTGGCGCACCGACAACGGTTGCTGGAGCTGGCACAGCATTACAATTGCCCGATTCTGGAAGATAATGCCTACGAAGGGTTAAGTTTTGAACCGCCACCTCCACCGATTAAGGCACTCGATCCGCAAGATACGGTAATTTACGTTGGCACGTTTTCCAAAACGCTGATGGCAGGGTTACGGATAGGCTATATGGTGGTAACAGGACGCCATCTCCAGCCCTTAATTGAGCAAAAGTTGATGGATGATTTGCATACGCCAACACCTTCTCAGGCGATCGTAAGTGAATACCTGGCATCGGGGCACTACCGCCATCGGTTGCATCACTTGCGAACCTGGCACCTCCAGAGTAGGAACATGATGCTGCAAGCAATGGTAGACCATTTCCCGCAGGTAGCAACCTGGACAGTTCCGAGTGGTGGGTTGCTGTTGTGGGTGCAGTTGCCCGCTAATTTGCCCATCCAGGAAGTTTGTCAAACTGTGCGGGAGCAGGGCGTTTTAGTCACTCCTGCCACTGCGTTTTTTCCCGATCGCCAGGGTTATAATGCAATGCGGCTAAATTTTTCCCATCCCCCCGATGCGATCGCCTGGGGCATCTCGGTGCTTGGCAAAGAATTGAAGTCCTACGGGGGTTAGGGAGTAGGGTTAGGGAGTAGATTAAAAATGGAAAACATTGATTGGATGAGTGTCATTCCGGCTGGATTTGCGATCGCCGTTCTCTTAGGTGGGTTGGTTATGCTTTTCAGCGGCATGTGGGAGGCACGGGATAAGTGAGGGGGAAGGGCGAAGGGGTTGTTAGACTTTTCTCTACTCCCTACTCCCTACTCCCCACTCCCCACTCTAAAGGAAGTAACCAAAACCTCGGTAATCTTCCCTCGCTTTCCAGCATTCGAATTAATTGCCCTGGATGCCAGAATCGTGTGAATTGGAAAATCCTGGTAGAGATTTCGAATAAATGGACAATCTGAGTTGGAAAGCATCACCTTTACCCCTCGCCCTGCCAGAACTTTAAAGACATCTCGTAGCTGGATTTGATCCTCTGTGCAGAACGAATAGCGGTTGTAGGATGTGAATTTACTGGTAGCGCTGATTGGATGGTAGGGTGGGTCAAAATAAACAAAATCTTGGGGGCTTTTAGCCTCATCCAATATCGCTTCAAAGTGACCCACTTCGATTCGAGTAGACTGAAGAACCGTAGATA from Kovacikia minuta CCNUW1 carries:
- the pdxR gene encoding MocR-like pyridoxine biosynthesis transcription factor PdxR → MQIPLDRQATKPIYLQIHDRVQRLIISGALQPGDRLPSVRELAKEAQVNKLTVIEAYGVLEAEGLIYARQGAGYFVACCPPPPAVTTTFAPAQDVIIPQHQHESFCKSYMTSLRAHRQPDVLDFSSGFPQAFGLEDLQRIARRAMNQVADTLYNYDTPQGQQTLRQQIVQLLIQRGLVVSAEDVIITTGSMQGVSLAMRYHVQPGDWVIVETPTYHGALAILENLGARIVGIPMTREGMNLDLLEQYLKSHHPKLIYTVSTLHNPTGITTSLAHRQRLLELAQHYNCPILEDNAYEGLSFEPPPPPIKALDPQDTVIYVGTFSKTLMAGLRIGYMVVTGRHLQPLIEQKLMDDLHTPTPSQAIVSEYLASGHYRHRLHHLRTWHLQSRNMMLQAMVDHFPQVATWTVPSGGLLLWVQLPANLPIQEVCQTVREQGVLVTPATAFFPDRQGYNAMRLNFSHPPDAIAWGISVLGKELKSYGG
- a CDS encoding DinB family protein, yielding MSNPLIAHFQLLAQYNTLANRKLYDACARLTDGERKQIRQAFFKSIHGTLNHILLGDRIWLDRFEGKEVPSTGLDTILYENFDLLRAARVAEDARIENFATHLTDSFLTTALRYQNNQGNCHTDPARLLIAHFFNHQTHHRGQIHNLLSQTAIAPPSLDMHRIVCPHPDSI